From Pirellulales bacterium, the proteins below share one genomic window:
- a CDS encoding LacI family DNA-binding transcriptional regulator, with product MGHQANIVLQLLDKQVGGVAIVPTTEPLTPAFQIRQLQDQGVPVVFCHRCVEGVSAPFLSLGFREIGRLAGQALIERGHRRVAFFTQQHLRLVHDYEMGLKEGLQVGDGDSLVESVCVGGGIVLKEETVWECLQKVFGEPDPPTAIFASFDSLAEMIYLLLPRLGLRVPDDVSLVGEGGAWREGAISRRLTSVVLDEVATGRRAVSLLHEMRSGDRPVDNGEEFALNLSLYEGETLAVAATNKHQGS from the coding sequence GTGGGCCATCAGGCCAACATCGTATTGCAATTACTGGACAAGCAGGTCGGCGGCGTTGCAATCGTGCCAACAACCGAGCCGCTCACACCCGCCTTTCAGATTCGTCAGCTTCAGGACCAAGGGGTGCCCGTAGTGTTCTGTCACCGTTGTGTTGAAGGTGTCTCGGCCCCATTTCTGTCGCTAGGCTTCCGCGAGATCGGACGCTTGGCAGGTCAAGCACTGATAGAACGCGGGCACCGGCGAGTAGCGTTCTTTACTCAGCAACATTTACGATTGGTGCACGACTATGAGATGGGCCTGAAGGAGGGATTGCAGGTTGGCGACGGCGACAGTCTTGTCGAGTCGGTATGCGTTGGAGGCGGCATCGTTCTCAAAGAAGAAACAGTCTGGGAATGTCTTCAGAAAGTGTTCGGCGAGCCCGATCCTCCCACGGCCATCTTTGCGAGCTTTGATTCTCTGGCTGAGATGATTTACCTACTGTTGCCACGGCTGGGGTTGCGCGTACCGGATGATGTTTCCTTGGTAGGTGAGGGAGGCGCATGGCGAGAAGGGGCTATCTCGCGCCGGTTGACCTCAGTGGTGCTTGACGAGGTCGCGACAGGACGACGAGCGGTTTCGTTGCTGCACGAGATGCGCAGCGGCGATCGGCCAGTCGACAACGGCGAAGAATTTGCTCTTAATTTGAGCCTTTACGAAGGTGAGACGTTAGCAGTAGCAGCGACCAACAAACATCAGGGTTCGTAG
- a CDS encoding VCBS repeat-containing protein produces the protein MIACSGGVISKGSEGFTEHLLQDGYEYAWGVVAGDLNGDGKPEITSADAVKGNLSYFSRQEDGTFTRVFIRQQELGWPEKHDIGDVDGDGKPDVVVVMNLSKELVWYKNPGTLSQPQPWTRNVIAADEHRYYDVIFSDFNADGRLDAATSTYKTDISAKTRFAWFENPGNSGASWDVHVLDENLAGTRTIRAADFNGDSRPDLLGTANTSNLVVWYENPGQPDSQQWKRHVIDGSSLGPVHGEPIDMNADGRQDVVMAFGFLSAGPGHVAWFENVGKPGAEPTWKKHYVGPLATAFDVVAGDLTGDGKPDMVATAFGPNGQIVWFENPGDPTEQWTKHVLKENWPMANTMSLVDLDGDGRLDIVAAAERGSNEVRWWHNDMPPVAEPKTSCLLGIGGLVLGLPFVRASAQAKLKRRR, from the coding sequence ATGATTGCTTGTTCGGGTGGCGTGATATCAAAGGGATCGGAAGGGTTTACCGAACATCTGCTTCAAGACGGATATGAATATGCTTGGGGCGTAGTTGCCGGAGACTTGAACGGCGACGGCAAACCAGAAATCACCTCCGCTGACGCCGTCAAGGGCAATCTGTCGTACTTCAGCCGCCAAGAAGATGGAACTTTCACTCGTGTGTTTATCAGACAACAAGAACTGGGTTGGCCTGAGAAGCACGACATCGGCGATGTGGATGGTGATGGTAAACCCGATGTCGTCGTTGTGATGAACCTCAGTAAAGAGTTGGTCTGGTACAAGAATCCGGGAACGCTTTCGCAGCCTCAGCCGTGGACGCGGAACGTCATCGCTGCGGACGAGCACCGCTACTACGACGTTATTTTCTCCGACTTCAACGCCGACGGTCGGCTTGACGCGGCGACTTCAACCTACAAAACCGACATCTCCGCCAAGACTCGTTTTGCGTGGTTTGAGAATCCCGGGAATAGTGGAGCTTCGTGGGATGTGCATGTGCTCGACGAAAATCTTGCCGGGACACGGACCATCCGCGCGGCTGATTTCAACGGCGACAGCCGGCCCGATCTATTGGGGACCGCGAATACGAGCAATTTGGTCGTCTGGTACGAGAATCCTGGTCAACCCGATAGCCAGCAATGGAAACGACATGTCATCGACGGTTCTTCCCTCGGTCCAGTCCACGGCGAACCCATCGATATGAATGCAGACGGTCGTCAGGATGTCGTGATGGCATTCGGGTTTCTTTCAGCGGGGCCAGGTCATGTAGCGTGGTTTGAGAACGTCGGCAAGCCGGGCGCCGAACCAACTTGGAAAAAACATTATGTCGGCCCTCTCGCAACAGCTTTCGATGTCGTGGCCGGTGATCTTACGGGCGATGGCAAGCCCGATATGGTGGCCACGGCCTTTGGACCCAACGGCCAAATTGTCTGGTTCGAAAACCCCGGCGATCCGACGGAGCAATGGACGAAACATGTTCTTAAAGAGAATTGGCCGATGGCAAACACGATGTCATTAGTCGATCTGGATGGCGATGGACGACTCGACATCGTTGCTGCCGCCGAACGTGGTTCGAACGAAGTGCGTTGGTGGCACAATGACATGCCTCCTGTCGCCGAACCAAAAACATCATGTTTACTTGGCATCGGTGGTTTAGTCTTGGGATTGCCATTCGTTCGCGCGTCGGCTCAGGCTAAGCTGAAACGAAGGCGGTAG